The following proteins are encoded in a genomic region of Corylus avellana chromosome ca4, CavTom2PMs-1.0:
- the LOC132178576 gene encoding UDP-glycosyltransferase 91C1-like: MASKQFHVMMFPWMAFGHMIPFLELSKHLAAKGIRISFISTQTNLQRLPSIPSLLVDNIKFVELSLPSVDGLPENCEATVDLQGEQIPYLKKACDGLKAPIENLIHKDPPHLILFDIIQCWIPETAAKFGVPCALFSAYSSSTLTFAGPPSELKSPNQRTKPEDFTVPPIWVPFPSLVSFRPDQAAEYFQHFYCPDITGMSTGQRVATTLEGCNFVSIRSCREFEGEYLSLLEELLRKPVLPVGLLPPSPRFGNNINHIDTNWSTTFNWLVKQTPKSVVFVGFGTEYKMPVEQVHELAYGLELSKLPFIWILRNPQGLSTSELLPSGFFDRISDRGMVSLGWAPQVEIMAHPAIGGCLFHAGWGSIIESLGFGHPQILMPMVADQNLNARLLVEKGIGLEVQRNPDGSFDRDAIAKSTRLVIVDREGEALRLKAAQMQGVFANQELHENYINHLIEFMGSYKKK, translated from the exons ATGGCTTCCAAACAATTCCATGTCATGATGTTCCCATGGATGGCATTTGGCCATATGATCCCATTTCTTGAGTTATCCAAACACTTGGCAGCAAAGGGTATTCGGATTTCCTTCATTTCCACCCAAACAAACCTTCAGAGGTTGCCTTCCATACCTTCACTTTTAGTAGACAACATAAAGTTTGTGGAGCTCTCACTGCCCTCAGTTGATGGCCTCCCAGAAAATTGTGAGGCCACCGTTGACTTGCAAGGAGAGCAGATTCCGTATCTAAAGAAGGCGTGTGATGGGTTAAAGGCACCAATTGAAAACTTAATCCATAAAGATCCCCCACACTTAATTCTATTTGATATCATCCAGTGCTGGATCCCTGAAACTGCTGCTAAATTTGGAGTGCCTTGTGCCCTTTTCAGCGCATATTCTTCAAGTACATTAACCTTCGCAGGGCCACCTTCTGAGCTGAAGTCCCCCAACCAACGAACCAAGCCTGAGGATTTCACGGTGCCACCAATATGGGTTCCTTTCCCTTCTCTTGTCTCCTTCAGGCCTGATCAGGCGGCAGAATATTTCCAACACTTTTACTGTCCCGACATAACAGGCATGTCAACCGGCCAACGCGTCGCTACAACTCTTGAGGGCTGCAACTTTGTTTCAATAAGAAGCTGTCGGGAGTTTGAAGGAGAATATCTAAGTCTCCTTGAAGAACTCTTACGAAAGCCAGTTTTACCTGTCGGATTACTCCCTCCAAGTCCGAGGTTTGGAAACAACATTAATCATATTGATACCAACTGGTCTACTACTTTCAACTGGCTGGTAAAACAAACACCCAAGTCTGTGGTTTTTGTAGGGTTTGGCACCGAGTACAAAATGCCCGTTGAACAAGTCCATGAATTGGCCTATGGGCTTGAACTCTCCAAGCTTCCTTTTATATGGATTCTCAGAAATCCCCAGGGGCTAAGCACCTCAGAACTTTTGCCTAGTGGGTTTTTTGATCGAATCTCTGACCGAGGCATGGTTTCGCTTGGTTGGGCGCCACAG GTAGAAATTATGGCTCACCCTGCAATTGGAGGGTGTCTCTTCCACGCTGGGTGGGGTTCGATTATCGAGTCGCTTGGTTTTGGACACCCACAAATTCTGATGCCCATGGTGGCTGACCAGAATCTGAATGCTAGGCTATTAGTGGAGAAGGGTATTGGTCTTGAGGTTCAGAGGAACCCAGATGGCTCATTCGATCGAGACGCCATTGCCAAGTCCACGAGGTTGGTGATAGTAGACAGAGAGGGAGAGGCACTAAGACTGAAGGCAGCTCAAATGCAAGGAGTTTTTGCCAACCAGGAGCTTCATGAGAACTACATAAACCATCTCATTGAGTTTATGGgctcttacaaaaaaaaatga